In Phaenicophaeus curvirostris isolate KB17595 chromosome 14, BPBGC_Pcur_1.0, whole genome shotgun sequence, a single genomic region encodes these proteins:
- the SS18L2 gene encoding SS18-like protein 2, producing the protein MSVAFVPERLRGKAEVNQETLQRLLEENDQLIRCIVEYQSKGRATDCVQYQHILHRNLIYLATIADATPPATQKPAE; encoded by the exons ATGTCGGTGGCGTTCGTGCCGGAGCGGCTGCGCGGGAAGGCGGAGGTGAACCAGGAGACGCTGCAGCGG ctgctggaggagaacgACCAGCTGATCCGGTGCATCGTGGAGTACCAGAGCAAGGGCCGCGCCACCGACTGCGTGCA GTACCAGCACATACTGCATAGAAACCTCATCTATTTAGCTACCATTGCGGATGCGACGCCACCTGCCACACAGAAACCTGCGGAGTGA